A single Zonotrichia leucophrys gambelii isolate GWCS_2022_RI unplaced genomic scaffold, RI_Zleu_2.0 Scaffold_231_80927, whole genome shotgun sequence DNA region contains:
- the LOC135441304 gene encoding serine/threonine-protein kinase pim-1-like, whose amino-acid sequence MGGLKQLQMEDKVKGSHGSASHRDLTGYSLTEKFSLDTSDVPSPTKSSPPIQKSSLSSKLREKLPPGRAMPPARPRPRAGLPRARPRPSRRGLASARLGLYWRWRCWAGISAWGWGGIAALCLRLARARPRTRRRVQSRPRPRPRPRSRLPPGPAEDTGSAAAPAASAAASPARAPPLGSAASGPKPPGPGAGGDAGPGAGEGRSGAVAGPGPSADSRVSPAGKAQEALQERYRLGSLLGRGGFGSVFAATRLSDGAPVAIKCVPRDLIRHWGELPDGTSAPLEIVLLAKVSRGCAGVIQLLEWLELPDIFLLVLERPERCQELSGVLAERGFLPEEEARELFRQVLEAVQHCTSCGVLHRDIKPQNILLDLASGQLKLIDFGCGAFLQDTAYTQFAGTLSYSPPEWIQHQRYHGEAATIWSLGLLLCHLVMGKHPFRRGQEIIRGRILFPRWLSQACQDVIKRCLSMQPSDRPSLEDLFCHPWVKGVPLP is encoded by the exons ATGGGGGGCCTGAAGCAGCTCCAGATGGAGGACAAGGTGAAGGGCAGTCATggctcagcctcacacagag ATCTGACTGGTTACAGTCTTACCGAGAAGTTTTCTCTGGACACTTCAGATGTTCCCTCACCCACAAAGTCCTCGCCTCCCAtccagaagagctctctgtcctcCAAGCTCAGGGAGAAGCTGCCGCCT gGCCGGGCCatgcccccggcccgcccccggccccgggcggggctgccccgtgcccggccccggccgtcCCGCCGCGGTCTCGCCTCGGCCCGGCTCGGGCTGTACTGGCGGTGGCGCTGCTGGGCGGGCAtcagtgcctggggctggggcggCATCGCCGCCCTTTGCCTCCGTCTGgcccgagcccggccccggACCCGACGCAGGGTCCagtcccggccccggccccggccccggccccggtccCGGCTCCCCCCGGGCCCCGCGGAGGACACAGGCagcgcggccgctcccgccgcctccgcTGCGGCTTCCCCGGCCCGAGCTCCGCCGCTCGGCAGCGCGGCCTCCGGCCCCAAGCCgccggggcccggggcgggtgGGGAtgccgggcccggggcgggtgAGGGGCGctcgggggccgtggctggcCCCGGGCCGAGCGCTGACAGCCGCGTCTCGCCCGCAGGGAAGGCGcaggaggccctgcaggagcgGTACCGGCTTGGGTCGCTGCTGGGGCGCGGCGGCTTCGGCAGCGTCTTCGCTGCCACGCGGCTCTCGGACGGCGCCCCG GTGGCCATCAAATGCGTGCCGAGGGATCTCATCCGGCACTGGGGCGAGCTG CCCGACGGCACGAGCGCCCCGCTGGAGATcgtgctgctggccaaggtgTCCCGTGGCTGTGCCGGTGTCATTCAGCTCCTGGAATGGCTTGAGCTCCCTGACATcttcctgctggtgctggagcgTCCGGAGCGGTGCCAGGAGCTCTCGGGTGTCCTGGCGGAGCGGGGGTTCCTGCCGGAGGAGGAGGCGCGGGAGCTGTTCCGCCAGGTGCTGGAGGCCGTGCAGCACTGCACCAGCTGCGGGGTCCTGCACCGGGACATCAAACCACAGAACATCCTGCTCGACCTGGCCAGCGGGCAGCTGAAACTCATCGACTTTGGCTGTGGCGCCTTCCTCCAAGACACAGCCTACACCCAGTTTGCAG GAACCCTGTCCTACAGCCCCCCAGAGTGGATCCAGCACCAACGCTACCACGGCGAGGCAGCCACGATCTGGTCCTTGGgcctcctgctgtgccacctgGTCATGGGGAAGCACCCGTTCAGGAGGGGCCAGGAGATCATCCGGGGGCGAATCTTGTTCCCACGATGGCTCTCTCAAG CGTGCCAAGATGTCATTAAGAGATGTTTGTCCATGCAGCCTTCAGACAGGCCATCCTTAGAAGATCTTTTCTGTCATCCTTGGGTGAAGGGTGTTCCTCTGCCCTAG